A window of Armatimonadota bacterium genomic DNA:
TAGAGGCGGTCGTGCGTGCACTCCGCGAGGACAGGGTGTCGCTTGGCGGAGCGGCGCGTCGCATTCTGGTGCCTTACGCCACGTTAGCAACATGGCTCCATCGTGGTCGGAGTGGAGAGGGCACACTGCTGGAGCGCGAGCTGGCAGCAGCTGTGGATGCGGTTCTCTACGAGATGGAGTCCGAATGGGCGCGAGGCTTTGAAACTGCGAACAACTGGCAGCGTTACAAGGAGTTGCTTAAGGCGAGATTCCCATCATCGTGGGGCAGTCTCTTTGGGAAGAATTCCACTGAAGAGATTGTGGATGTAGAGATTGTCGACAGAGAGTAATGGTGTTCAACCTGACTGATTACTGGAGCTGTTCAGGTCAGCCGCACGCGGAGCAGTGCCGTTTGTTAGAGCTGGTGCGTTCACACCGGCGTGTGGCAGCGACTTGCGGGCGTCGTTGGGGGAAGACCTGGCTGGCTTCAGCGTGGTCGCTCTGGCGTGTGTTATTAGGGGAGCAGGTATGGTGGGTTGCACCTTCTCATCTCTTAAGCAGGGCTGGATTTGAGTATTGCCTGCAGCACATTCGCAAGCTGCCTACCGCTATCCGTAAACGCATTGTGGTTAAGCGTTCATCTCCTTATGAGATAGGCTATGCCGATGGGCTACTACAGTTCCTGTCTGCGGACAACCTGTGGCAGCTACAGGCACGCGGGCTTGACCTGGTGACTGTGGATGAAGCAGGGGAAATTGCGGAGCTTGCAACACTCGTTGACCAGTACCTTGCACCAACACTGATTGATCGCGCCGGCAGGCTGTTGCTGATAGGCACGCCAAGGGGCGGCACGCAGAGCGAATACTACACAATCTCCACGCGCCCTGAGTTCGCCCGACTGCAATCGGCGTCGGAGAACAACCCGCACATTGACCACGCCGAACTCGAGCGGTTGAAGCAAGAGTTGCCGGAGTCGTTATACCGACAGGAGTTGTTGGGCGAGTTCGTGGACATGCAAGGGCGTGCATTCCCGCATGTGCCCATCGATTACATTGAGCGCCCAGAGCTATCGGATTGCGTGATTGGCCTGGACTGGGGCACATACTCTCCAGCAGCCGCCGTGTTGGTGGCAAGACAGCCTGATGGCACACTCTACGCTGTGGCTGAAGTGTACGGTGTGGACTACAACGCCCACCAGTTTGCCGATGCGGTGAAGCAGATGGTAGAGCAAGAGCAAGCAAGCGTTCGGCGTTATGTGCTGGACGCGGCGTGCTTCAACAGGACTGATGGGCTGGTGTCGGTAGCGGAGCGGTTTAGGGAACGTGATGTGAACGTGCAGCCTGCCACAAGAGACAGAGCGGGCACGCTGGTTCTGTTAAGGCAGTTGCTTGCTGAACGCAAGCTAGTCATCAGCCCTGCTTGTAAGAACCTGCTGAATGAGTTACGCAGTGCTGAAGTGCATCCGAGCCGTGATGACATCGTGGGTGATGACCACGCGCTGGATGCCCTGCGCTATGCTGTGGCAGAGATGAGAACACTGCCACCTGTTCGCCAGCAGCCCGATGCGTGGTCGCCGGAAGCCATCCGCAAGCAAGCGTTGAGAGCAAGGCGCAAGGAGTT
This region includes:
- a CDS encoding terminase, with the protein product MVFNLTDYWSCSGQPHAEQCRLLELVRSHRRVAATCGRRWGKTWLASAWSLWRVLLGEQVWWVAPSHLLSRAGFEYCLQHIRKLPTAIRKRIVVKRSSPYEIGYADGLLQFLSADNLWQLQARGLDLVTVDEAGEIAELATLVDQYLAPTLIDRAGRLLLIGTPRGGTQSEYYTISTRPEFARLQSASENNPHIDHAELERLKQELPESLYRQELLGEFVDMQGRAFPHVPIDYIERPELSDCVIGLDWGTYSPAAAVLVARQPDGTLYAVAEVYGVDYNAHQFADAVKQMVEQEQASVRRYVLDAACFNRTDGLVSVAERFRERDVNVQPATRDRAGTLVLLRQLLAERKLVISPACKNLLNELRSAEVHPSRDDIVGDDHALDALRYAVAEMRTLPPVRQQPDAWSPEAIRKQALRARRKELSLL